The genomic window CGACCGGCGGTGTGGCGGTCGAGCGCGTGTTCCTGTTGAGCAGCCACGTCGGTACTGCGGACAAGGACCTGCCGCCTAGTCGTGTTTCTTTCTCTATTCGTTAATCTAAAGGGCATCATGGAAGCATTCTTCGTTTCAACCGGCATCGTTGCCATCGCCGAGATCGGCGACAAGACTCAGTTGCTGTCGCTGTTGCTGGCAGCGCGTTTCAAGAAACCTTGGCCGGTGATCGCCGCGATCTTCGTGGCGACCGTACTCAATCACGGCTTGGCCGGTGCGCTTGGTGCCTGGCTGGCGCAATTGATGGGCGAGCAGATTTTGCGCTGGGTGCTGGGGCTGTCGTTCTTGGCGATGGCGGCGTGGATCATGGTGCCCGACAAGTTGGACGACGACGAGCCGACCTTCCGCAAGCTGGGCGTGTTCGGCACGACGCTGATTCTGTTCTTCCTCGCTGAGATCGGTGACAAGACACAGATCGCCACCATCGCGCTGGCTGCTAAGTTCGACTCGCTCACGGCGGTGGTGATGGGCACCACGGTCGGCATGATGTTGGCGAACGCGCCGGTCGTGCTGCTGGGCGAGCGCCTCGCCCGCAAATTACCGGGCAAGCAGATCCACACCATCGCCGCCTTGATCTTCGTCG from Ferriphaselus amnicola includes these protein-coding regions:
- a CDS encoding TMEM165/GDT1 family protein; the protein is MEAFFVSTGIVAIAEIGDKTQLLSLLLAARFKKPWPVIAAIFVATVLNHGLAGALGAWLAQLMGEQILRWVLGLSFLAMAAWIMVPDKLDDDEPTFRKLGVFGTTLILFFLAEIGDKTQIATIALAAKFDSLTAVVMGTTVGMMLANAPVVLLGERLARKLPGKQIHTIAALIFVVLGLAVLFGWGGN